The DNA window GCTCGGCCCGCTCGCGCGCGAGGAGCGCGGCCCCCAGAGCGCCCACGTGCTGGGGCGCCGGGGGCACGAGCACGGGCCGGCCGAATGACTCCTCGACCAACCGCACGAGGAACGGGTTATGTTCGACGACGCCGCCCGTCATCACGAGCGCGCCGTCCACGGCGTCCATCTCGAAGATCCGCTTGACGACGGAGCGGAAGGCTCCTTTCACGATGTCCTCGATGCGTTCGCCGGAGCGGATCTTCTCGAGGATCTCGGTGGCGGTGAAGACGGTGCAGAAGCTGCCCAGTGCGACCTCCTTCGTGGAGCGTTCGGCAAGGGCGTTCAGGGAGGAAACAGGCAGGTCCACTCGCAGGGCGATCTCTTCGAGGAAGGCTCCTGTGCCGGCCGCACACTTGCGGTTCATCTTGAAGCTCGTACGGCGGCCGGCCTCGTCGAGGTGGATCACCTTGTTGTCTTGCGCGCCGATGTCCACCACGGTCATCCTGCGACGGAAGCACGCGAACGCGCCCTTGCCGTGGCAGGCGATCTCGGTCGCGCGGTCGTCGGCCCAGGAAACATTGCCCCGCCCGTAGCCCGTCGAGACTGTGCGGGAGATCCATTCGCGCTTCAGGCGGGCGACGGCCAGCGCCTCCGCCAGATTGGCTTCGGCCGCGGCGGCGTAGTCCACGCCCGATCGGCGGATGGCGCGGGCGACCACCTCGCCGTCCTCGCCGATCAAGACGAGCTTGGCGGTGGACGCGCCGATGTCTATCCCGCAGAAGACTCGCTTCATGCCTCAGCCAGTTGCTCCACGAAGGCTTCGATGTTGGTGCGGGTCTGCTCCTCGGAGTAGAGCCGCAGGTCGTTGAGGTCGCCGTGGATCACGAGGAACGGCTTGCCAAGCTTCGCCTGAAGGCGCTGCGGCATCTGGTAACGGTTGTTCGAGTTGTTCGGGCACGTCTTCGAGTCGTGGTAGAGGATGCCGTTGACCTTGAACTTCGCGGCCATGGCCTCGATGTATTTCTCCTTTTCGTCCTCGGAGCGGCAGATGAAGATGCTGGAGTAGGCTCGGGCCATGCTGCGGAAGGGAGCGGCGGGGTCCAGGGCGTCGAAAATCCAACTGTTGCAGTACGTGGAGGCCACCACACAGGCCCGCAGGTCGGTGAACTGCTGCGACAGGTTCCTGAGCCGGCCCCACACAGGCATGCCGTCCCAGTAGATGCGGAACTTCTCGCCCGGGACGGCGGCCACTCCGGCGGCGATACGCTCGTTCAGCTCGGCCAGGAGGGCCTGGTAGTAGGCCACGGCATCGGGGTGGCCGCGGAGAACCACCGCCGGCCCCATCTGGATCGTGTCGTCGAAGAAGCTGATCGGCGAGGGCACATGGGCCGCCGTCTCGAGCACCTGCCGCCAGAGGTCGGTGCACTGTTTCGAGAGGGCGATAGCCTGGCTGAGGCGGGCGGGGTCGAGCCTCGCGCCCGCGATGGCCTCGAGGGGCGCCACGAGGGCCTCGTGCTGCCGCGCCACGTCGTCCACGATGGTGTCGGTCACCTCGCCGATGGCGCGGGGTGTGTGGATGCCCAGGCAGGGCACGTTCCACTCACGGGCGTAGAATTGGAACCAGTCCTTCACGTCGCGGCACTGGTTGGTGTTGAAGACCAGCACGTCGGCCTTGGGCAGGCCCTTGAGGCCCATCTTCTGGAGGGGCGTCTCGCCTTTGAGGTACGAGCCGATGTCGCTCGTGAGATACGAGCAGATATCGGGCGAGAAGCCGCGGGCGTTGGCGAGGGGAATGAGATCGGTGGCCATGCGCGACGCGCCGAGCATGGCGCCGTGGTTCTCGGGGAAGTAGACGTTGAAGCCCAGGGCGCGGAGGAGTTCGGCCGGCCCCACACTTGTGCACCAGGCGGTCTTCCGGCCGTCCTGCGGCCCGCGGCCCAGTTCGGCGAAGTACCGCCCCATCACCTCGCGCATCTTGCCTGTCGTTTGGAAGTCCTTCCGCTCGGGGGCGGACATTCGATGCTCCTTTCGTCTCGGGTCAGGCGCTCGGCGCGGTGAAGCGCTCGCCGAGTCGCCGGGCCAATGCGCCAAGCTGCTCCCGCACGCTGCCGAGGCCGGCGTCGCGGGCGTACCGCAGCACGCCGCCGCGGAAGTCGGGGAAGCCGGTGCCCAGCACCATCGCGGCATCCACGTCGGCCTCGCGAAGAGCGATCCCCTCCTCCATCACCCAGAGGGCCTCCGCCACCATGCGCAATACCAGGCGCTGGGTAATCTCCTCCGCGCTCACTGCGCGCGCCGTGATGCCGTTCTCGCGACGGGCCTCGGCGATGAGCGCGCCTGCCTGCTCGCTGGGGTGTGGAGTATAGTCACCGGGGGCGTAATTGTAAACTCCCGCGCCCGCCTTCTGGCCAAGGCGCCCCGCCGCGACGAGGCGAGCGACGATCTGCGAGAGCGCCCCGTGCCGCGGGAAGGCCCGTTGCAGCGCCTCATCCGCGTGTGCCAGAATGTCGAGCCCGGCCATATCGATCAGCGTCAGCGGCCCCATGGGGAAGCCGAAGGCGACCATGGCGGCATCAACCGCCGCGGGCTCCGCCCCCTCCTCGAGCAGCCAGAATGCCTCCTTGAGGTACGGGATGAAAATGCGGTTGACGAGGAAGCCCTCGCGGTTCCGCACGACGACCGGCGTCTTGCGGATCGTCTTGGCGAGCCGGAGCGCCGTGGCGACCGCGCGGGGCGACGTGGCGTCGCGGCGGATGACTTCGACGAGCGGCATCGCGTGCGCCGGGCTGAAAAAGTGCAGGCCAAGGAAACGCTCGGGATGCCGCATCCCCTCGGCCAGAACGTCGAGCGAGATCGTCGAGGTGTTCGTGGCCAGAACGGTGTCGGGGCCGCCTATGCGCTCGACTTCCGCAAGAACCGAGCGCTTCACCGCAACATCCTCGAACACCGCCTCGATCACGAGGTCGGCGCCCGCAACGCCGTCCCACCGTGTCGTGGTCGAAAGGAGCGCAAGCGTCGCCTCTGCGCGGTCGGCTTCCATCTTGCCTTGCTCCACCCGCTTGAGGAGCGAACGGCGAATGCGCTCAGCGCCGCGCCTCAGCGCGGCCTCGCTCTCGTCACGGGCCACGACCGCGATGCCGCCCGAGATGAGGGCCTGAGCAATGCCCGAACCCATCGTGCCCATGCCAAGGACGGCAGCGCGCCGCACGTCGGCCGCCTGCACGCCGCTCAGGTCGGGCACTTTGCCCGTGTCGCGCGAGGCGAAGTAGAGATAGACCTTGTTCCTCGTGGCCTGCGTGGCCATGCATTCGGCGAAGCCCGTCTGCTCCGCACGCAGCGCGGCGTCGAACGATTGCCCGATGCCGGCCCTCACGGCGTCGAGGATCTTGCGGGGTGCGATCAACTCGGGGCGGCCCCGCGCGATCCAACTCTCCGCCATCGCGAAGGCGGCGGCGTTGGACGCGGCGTCGCCGATCCTCTCCGCCCGTTCGCGCGTCTTCCGCGGCGCGGGGGCCAGCACGGCCAGTTCTTTCGCGCGCGCGAGGAGTGCGCTGCTCTCACACACCTCGTCTACGAGGCCCAGGCGCAACGCCTCATCGGCCCCGAGGGTCTCCGCGTTGAGCAGCATCCGCAGGGCGGCCTCGGGGCCCACGAGCCGGGGCAGGCGCCCCGTCGCGCCGGCCCCGGGCAGGATGCCCAGGTTGATCTCGGGCATCTGAAAGGTCGTGCCGGCGGCGCACAGCCGCCCGTGGCAGGCAGCGGCCAGTTCAATAGCACAGCCGGACATTCGCCCCGCCATCGCGGCCAGGATCGGCTTGGGACAGTCCTCCACCGCGCGCAGCGCGTCCTGGTAGACCTGTGCCATGTGCACCGCGTCGTCGGCCGTGGCAATCTCGCGGAAGAGATTGACGTCGGCGCCCGCGCTGAAGTGGCGAGCGTCGCCTGTGAGCACGATGGCGCGAACGGCGCTATCGGACGCCGCGCGCCGGACCGCGGCGCACAGTGCCTCGAGAAGCCCGTACGTGATCGCGTTGACCGGCGGCGCGGCGAGGCGCAGCACGCAGACGCCATCGGCGACGGAGTAATCCACCATTTCTCGCGCCTGCTATTGCCCGAACGTGATGAGGTAGTAAGGCGTCTTGTCGCGCGCGCCGTCAATCGTGAACGCCCCGTTCTCGACCGAGATCGTGCGGTCGGTGGGCCTGCCGTCCTGGTCGAGCGTAGTGACCCTCGCGGCGCCGCCTCGGCCGAGCGCGATGCGGGCCTTCACGGGCTCCATCAGGATTGGCGCCTCTCCCTTTGCGAGCACCCGGTCGCCCGTGGGCGAGAACTTCATGCCCGTGTTGCGCGCGCGGGCGATGGCCACGACGAGCAACTCGGGGGCGTTGGCGATCGTTTTGTCTCTCGCACGGGCCGTGACGTAGATGGCGGCGAAGCGGCACAGCGGCTCGATGGTCACGCCGCCCAGCTCGCACTTCAGGCCCTGCGCGAAGCCGACCAGGGCCTTCGTGCCCGGCGTGTCGATCGTGAAGTGGCCGCCGGGATTCTGCTCGCTCTCCCGCCAGCGGAGTTGGCCCGTGGCCGAGACGAGGGCGCCGTCCTTCTCGTGCGGCCGCACGTCAAAAACAGGGGTCTCCTGGTAGTCGGACGTGAACGCCACGACGCTGCGCGCTACAGCCAGCGCCCGCGCGGGCACCTTGCTGGAGTCGAGTTCCTTGTTGTCGTAGCCCTGCACCACCTTGTCGTCGAAGCCCAGCTTGCCCTCGAAGAGCGAGGCGGGGTGAACGTTGCGCGCGGCGACAAGGTCGGCCTCCTTCACATCGCCCCGGAGAATCTGGCGGGCGACGGCGGGGAAGACGCCGAGGACCTGGGGCGCGGTGACGTCCCACTGGTCGCGCCCGATGCGGTCGCTGAACGCGCCTGTGTCGCGATTCTGGAACATGAACGACACGTCCCAGCCCTGAAGCCCCATGCCATAGGCGCCCAGGATGGCGGGACCCTCGACGCCCCACTCGTTGGGGAAGACGTGGATCCACTCGGATAGCATGAACGGGCGGTCGGCCACCTGCTGCATGCCGGTGCTCAGCAGGCCCGAGCCGGCGCGGGCCAACATCGAGTCGTTGGCGCGGGCGCCGAAGTAGTTGTGGCGGTCAATCGTGCCCACGAGGTAGTCGGAGTGGAGATTGGCGAAGTGGCTGAGGGCGCGGCCCGCCTGCCAGTTGGAGCTGACGATCTCGCCCTGGTAGCCGGCCTCGCGCACGGCCTGAACGAAGCGCTGGTAGCACTCGCACTGAAGTTCGTAGAGGAACTGGAGCGAGTCGAGCAGCCTCCGCCTGCGGAATGCCTGCGAGCCCTCGAGCTGCGCAGGGTCCCAGAACCACGGGTTGCCGATGGGGAGGATGTTGCCCTTGTCCAGGTGTTCGCCATCGGACTTGAACCCCTCGCCCGCGAAGCTGTCGAAGGCGGCCTTGGTCCAGGCGGCCACGAGCCCTTCCTGGCTGCCGTACTTCTTGCGCAGCCATTCGCAGAATCGCGCGCCCACCTGCTTGCGAAGCGTGGGGCTGGCCTTGAGCGGCGCCATCGAGGTGTAGAAGAGGATGCTCTGCTCGTTGAGGATCTCGAGGAAG is part of the Planctomycetota bacterium genome and encodes:
- a CDS encoding 2-hydroxyacyl-CoA dehydratase family protein; translation: MSAPERKDFQTTGKMREVMGRYFAELGRGPQDGRKTAWCTSVGPAELLRALGFNVYFPENHGAMLGASRMATDLIPLANARGFSPDICSYLTSDIGSYLKGETPLQKMGLKGLPKADVLVFNTNQCRDVKDWFQFYAREWNVPCLGIHTPRAIGEVTDTIVDDVARQHEALVAPLEAIAGARLDPARLSQAIALSKQCTDLWRQVLETAAHVPSPISFFDDTIQMGPAVVLRGHPDAVAYYQALLAELNERIAAGVAAVPGEKFRIYWDGMPVWGRLRNLSQQFTDLRACVVASTYCNSWIFDALDPAAPFRSMARAYSSIFICRSEDEKEKYIEAMAAKFKVNGILYHDSKTCPNNSNNRYQMPQRLQAKLGKPFLVIHGDLNDLRLYSEEQTRTNIEAFVEQLAEA
- a CDS encoding 3-hydroxyacyl-CoA dehydrogenase NAD-binding domain-containing protein, with product MVDYSVADGVCVLRLAAPPVNAITYGLLEALCAAVRRAASDSAVRAIVLTGDARHFSAGADVNLFREIATADDAVHMAQVYQDALRAVEDCPKPILAAMAGRMSGCAIELAAACHGRLCAAGTTFQMPEINLGILPGAGATGRLPRLVGPEAALRMLLNAETLGADEALRLGLVDEVCESSALLARAKELAVLAPAPRKTRERAERIGDAASNAAAFAMAESWIARGRPELIAPRKILDAVRAGIGQSFDAALRAEQTGFAECMATQATRNKVYLYFASRDTGKVPDLSGVQAADVRRAAVLGMGTMGSGIAQALISGGIAVVARDESEAALRRGAERIRRSLLKRVEQGKMEADRAEATLALLSTTTRWDGVAGADLVIEAVFEDVAVKRSVLAEVERIGGPDTVLATNTSTISLDVLAEGMRHPERFLGLHFFSPAHAMPLVEVIRRDATSPRAVATALRLAKTIRKTPVVVRNREGFLVNRIFIPYLKEAFWLLEEGAEPAAVDAAMVAFGFPMGPLTLIDMAGLDILAHADEALQRAFPRHGALSQIVARLVAAGRLGQKAGAGVYNYAPGDYTPHPSEQAGALIAEARRENGITARAVSAEEITQRLVLRMVAEALWVMEEGIALREADVDAAMVLGTGFPDFRGGVLRYARDAGLGSVREQLGALARRLGERFTAPSA
- a CDS encoding acyl-CoA dehydratase activase; translated protein: MKRVFCGIDIGASTAKLVLIGEDGEVVARAIRRSGVDYAAAAEANLAEALAVARLKREWISRTVSTGYGRGNVSWADDRATEIACHGKGAFACFRRRMTVVDIGAQDNKVIHLDEAGRRTSFKMNRKCAAGTGAFLEEIALRVDLPVSSLNALAERSTKEVALGSFCTVFTATEILEKIRSGERIEDIVKGAFRSVVKRIFEMDAVDGALVMTGGVVEHNPFLVRLVEESFGRPVLVPPAPQHVGALGAALLARERAEPGEPPC